Part of the Sorghum bicolor cultivar BTx623 chromosome 1, Sorghum_bicolor_NCBIv3, whole genome shotgun sequence genome, TTTGTTTCTCCAAAAAGCTCAAAAAACCAGAAGCTCTTCTTCAAGCAGACAAGAGCTCTAAAAGCTGCAATTTTTAGTAAAAGCAGAGAAGCTTCCTCAGAGCAGCTTCCCGAGCTTTTCCAGGAGGCGCTTTTGGAAAAGCTACAGCTCCCCCAACAGGGCCAAGGATTTCTTAGTAATAGACCAATCTTATTTTATACAACTAAAACTTTGTTAATAAATGCAAATGTTTACATGTAATATCATCCATCAAAATCCACAAAAAACACTTTCATAGACTAGCTCTCTAGGTGTGCAAGCTGTCAGCTAGGGATCAAACCCTGGTGGCACCCAAAAAAATCCCCCCTGCTGGCAACACCCATCCACCAAAAAAAATAATGACACTTGACACGGCACTGGCAGTGGCAGTGTTCACCAGCCTAGGTAACGTCATCCCAATCTTAGTCCCTTCCCATTCTCTGCCACCACGCGGCTATCATCCAGGTGGTGCTTACCACAATGATGAACTATGGTTTGTCACAAGTATGAGGTTTTGAGAAAAAGtcacaagaagaacaaggaccTCCTAGCTTTCTTGCCGAGTTAAAATACTAACAAACTGTATATGCATTTATCTAATGCACTTATAAAGTTTCCTCTgccttgtattttttttatttacagCTAATTTATTAACGGTTTAGTACATGCTCAGGTTGAGGTCACAAATGATGCTCTTCTTGCTCTTATTGAAAACTACTGCCGCGAAGCTGGTGTGCGGAACCTTCAAAAACAGATTGAAAAAATTTATCGAAAGGTGAGTGATGCCTTCATCTTAAACAATTTTGAACCCTCATTTGTTGCTTATCCTATTTTAGGGGGAAAAAAGGAAGATGTTGTTTAATAGCTCAGTCTATTATGTAACCAGCATATGCCATTTTCATTGACTAATAGGCCTGGACTGACCTGCAACTCACCAGTCAGTGATATGAATCTTTGTATGAGTCTGTTATCTTGAAAATCTCTCCTTTTTAGAGTGTCATAGAATCTGTGTGCTATTATCTGTATACAGAGAATGACTTATGTAACTGTAAGCTTGTAGTTCACACATTTTACAACTTTGATTGCTATTTAAAAAACGGTGTGCATTTTAACTTATAAAGATGTCTTCCAGTAACTAGGACTAGGAGTAGTTATTTCAAGGGAGTTACTGGAAGACATCTTTGTACATATATCCCATTTTTAGTACTTGGTAGCAAGAAATCACTTCAATTTTGATCATCTGTAACTGAAAGGGCAAATAATAATGATAGAAAATGATGTGTTGAAGACATGGCTACTAATACCGTGTCCTTGTTTTTGCATCCTTTTCATCTACCAGTAACCAGACGTTTTCATTTGTCATCCCTGATTCAACCTTTGCAGATAGCTCTGAAACTTGTCCGTCAAGGGGTATCAAATGAGCCACCTCGAGATATCACAGTAGTAGAAGAAGATAAAAAGTCATTCAATTTTGATGTTGCAACAAAAGTAGAAGATAAGAACTTGAAGAATTCTATCGCAGAAGATGCTTCAGTGGACGTGGGCCCAATTGATTCTTCTCTTGATAATATTGATGTGGTGCCTTTAACAACAGAGTCGAAAGTAGGCCACAATGAGCATTTGAATGAAGCACCTGCAAAAACTTTTGCAGAAGAGACAGCCAAACTATCTAATACTTTTAAGATACCAGAGGTAATATGACTACCTTTGTAATTTCCTACAAATGGAACTAAAATCTTGCACTCTTTATGGTAAATGTGCAATGACTATGCTGGCCCCTTGTGCACTTGATTGTTGACAATGTCATGCACTAACTGCTGGCTCTGTACCTAGTTAGAACCAGACAGGGAAGCTACAGGTAAAAATCAAACTTTTTTTTGTTCTTGGCATGTGATGATTATCCACTTTCCTGTGATGGAAGTTTGATATGCTTATGCTCTTATTTCTATTTTCTGGTAGCCTTTATGACACTGTTTTTGTTAGTAATGTACTGCAACAGATGGTATTCATTCACAATTTCTGGCTGATTATCGTGTCTAAGATCTCCAGTAAATAAAACCCAAGGCAATTACAAATTGCAGATGGATGCCTTAACTAGCATAGGTTTGACTGATTTGTGTGGTTAAGGCTTGTGCTCTAATTAAACTGTTCTTTAATACTTTTTTGTAGGCCAACAATGAAAGCACACATAGGACTATGGAAGTGCTTGTAGACAAGCCTGAGGAGAAAGTTGTTGTCAATGCATCAAATCTTGGTAATTTTGTTGGGAAGCCTGTGTTCCAAGCAGAGCGCATATACAATCAGACTCCTGTTGGAGTGGTCATGGGTTTAGCTTGGAATGCTATGGGTGGTTCGACCTTATACATTGAGACAGCAAAAGTAGAGGaaagcaaaggcaaggtcacaCTTGTTGTGACAGGTCAGCTTGGCGATGTCATGAAAGAGAGCGCCCAAATTGCACATACAGTTTGTAGAGCTGTATTACTAGAGAAAGAACCAAATAATCCCTTCTTTGCAAAGTCAAAGCTGCATTTGCATGTTCCTGCTGGCGCCACACCAAAGGATGGGCCGAGCGCTGGGTGCACCATGGTAACATCGATGTTGTCCTTAGCCATGGGGAAATCTGTGAAGAAAGACTTGGCAATGACTGGTGAAGTAACTCTAACTGGACGAATTCTTCCAATCGGTGGGGTATGGTTTTAAcactttttatttgctttctgGTTTGGTAGGAATTTACATGCTATACACATTGGCACTCTTTTTCTTGTCTTTCAAAATCAGGTGCAATGATATTGTCAGTAAAAGCAAATCTTGATTTCATGATTGTGCCTGCTCCCCCTAGACTTCTCAAATGAGTATGATCTGAAATATTCTATCCCATGTCATTTGAATTCTGGTAATTGATGAGTTATCTACATATTATAGAACCAGATGAATACAATGAAATAGGGGCAGATCATGCTCTAATCTATGGTCTTTCTCCATCTAGAATATGCTCTGACCATGGGTGGGAAAAACCCTTTCCTAGATTGAATTCTTGATTGGCCCCCATAATCATGGACTAGATTACCTTTTATATAAGAGGTACTATTTTACTAACTTAGGGAACTAGGAAATAGACAATCAATAGAACTATCTAACTTTTCCTAGTACTTCTCGACTAGATAAGTTGTCTAAATTAATTTACCTCCTTCCATAGCATAACATTTACGGTGAAGTTTTCATAAATGTATCATGTAATAACATCAATTACGCATTCAAAAGCTCTGAACCATTCACATGCGTACTTACATTGTTTGCAACCTACTGTGAGATTATCATATTGCTATTATTACTGTCACTGAAATGTCTCTTAGGTGAAGGAGAAAACCATTGCTGCAAGGAGAAGTGGGGTAAAGACAATCATATTCCCATCAGCAAACCGAAGGGATTTTGATGAACTTGCTTCTAATGTGAAAGAAGGTCTTGAAGTCCACTTTGTTGACAAATACAGCGAAATATATGATATAGCTTTTGCAAATGATACCAAGACACAGGAAAGCTAGTGATTAACTGCTAGAGTTCATTTTCCATTTCAATTCTTGGAAACAACAGATTTAAAGCAATCGAGCTTCTTCAATATGAGGATAATGGCTGGCTTCACAGAAACTTTTAACATCCCTCACAAGTTTTTGGGCACATCTTACGACATGAGAACATAAAATAAATTCTTGCAAGAGCGTAGTGCTAATGCCAATATAGCTTGACAAGTTGCCCCCTTCCCTTCTGGTAAATTAATTGTTATGTGAAAGCTCAGAAACAATGGGAATGCATAAGTGTAATCATTGTCTAACTTGTACATAATTCCCCAGTGGTGTATGTATGTAACCTGGCCATTGTAAGTTCTGATATTatcaaaaataataattttttcatatatatggtcgaagttaaaaataattaacTTCTGGAAAGTgagaataatatttattttaggaCGGGGGGAGTACTATTTAGGGCTTTTTGAtataggaaaaagtctacataaccccctaaactatctagtgtggACTACTTCAACCCCCCAACTAtgaaaccggatattctaccccaTCAACTTTAAAAACCgatcaaataaccccctcgagtggttttggagggtggttttgtctttttcttttttatttatttttactgaaactttgaaaaatcataataaattatgaaaaaatcataaaatgaaaattttaatttttatagactCGTGATGAgttgatctacacagtgaatatataatatggtatactttagtacaaaatttttgttgtagctttaaatctatgtttttctgtaattaatttgaataattcatatatgcagttcctgtggtccaattgtggtaaaagttttatggtgggctcattattgtatgcttgaactatagtaaaaatttcatactcattggatcacgtataacttagttataaataaagcatagatttaacaagaataaagctaaataaattgataactaagttatacgtgatccactgggtatgaaacttttaccatagttcaatcatacaataatgagcccgccataaaaatttcaccacaattggatcataggaactgcatatatcaattattcaatttaattatagaaaaatatatatttaaagctacaacaaaaactttatactaaagtataccatattatatattcattgtgtagatcttaagtccaaaaaaattcaaattttaattttataatttttctatgatttattatgatttttcaaagatttagcggaaataaataaaaaagaaaaagacaaaaccacaatccaaaaccactctagggggttatttgaccggttttgaaagttcagggggtagaatatccggttttatagttcgggGGGTGAAGTAGTCTATCCTTgatagtttggggggttatgtagactttttccttttgatATACATACCTAGTTACTAGTTAGGGCTAAAACTTAGCTTAAATTAGTTATGATTGGCTAACGACTTGCTCTGTCTCTCTGAAAGCTTCAATTACTAGATTCCATGCTAGTCAAAAAAATTTAAGTTTAACCAATTTTATAGAAAACAGTATCAATATCTGTGACATAAATTGAGTTTCTTATGAAAatgtattctatgataaatctaatggtactaATTTGGTGCCATAGATTTTAgtgttttttctagaaattcggttaaagtttaaaaattttgacttaAGACAATTCTAGGAATTAAAGCTTTTAAAAACAGAGGGAGTAGTTGAATACTTGGCTAGAAAAAATAGCCTACCTATTTGCTCTCCTATTTTGATGCACTATAGCTAATTTTAGTTAATTTTTAACTAGCTTAGCTCTTGTATCCAACGTACCCTTACTAAGGTCTTAATTATTTAGATTCACCTAACTATCTAGTTGTGTTAGCTGGTAGAAATCAGCTAGTAACTAATTGTTAGTGGATGGTAGCTAAGATATTAGCTAGTTTATTAGTTAACAGGATTTAAATAGGAAATAATCCGATTTTTAGTAGCTAACTATCAGTTAGATGGAATCAAACATGTCCAAAATATATCGTCTTGTTTGTTTGTTGATAAGACATGACAAAAAgtattattcgctgatttattatgagagaaaaatactgctgaatagTTGACAGATtcagctgataagctcaagcgaacaagttGTATAAATAGCATCATGCACGTTTTTTTTTCTACGTCAGCCACCTCACTAGTATTTTTAGCTAATAACTAAAAAGTTAGTAACTATTAGTTAATTATTAGCAAGAGGTTGTTTGGATCCACTTGCTTATAAGTTGTTAATATGTTGCTGGAAATATTTAAACAATTAGCATCCCTTTATAGCTATATTTTGATCAATAGTGCCAAGAGTTGTTAAATATTAATCAGACTAGTGAATTCAAACAGGCACTAAGCATGCACACGCTAACACACATCAGCAGACATCATATGGCGACACGGAAAGCTAGGTCCCAATGATGTATAGATGTACGCTTCACTTCCATTTTCGGAGGGCTCAAACTCATTTTTTTCTGTCGATTTATACATTATTTGGATGCAAAGTATTTGCAgagtattaaaatataaaatactaTGGTTCTATAAAATACGTCGTTTTTTTGGGAATTTAAAAAACCCCAACCATGCCTTTTTTAAAATCATGATTTTGTTGTATCTTTTTATAGCTTATAAAACCACAATTCTGTGATCAGAGTCAGAGCCAGCTTTTATAGGGGCCAATTTGGGAGGAAAACCATTGTTCACAGGAATCATTGACCTCGATTATACATTGTTGCCGTAGAGATGACCCAATCAAACATTTGGCAAACCCTCCCTGTTTGTGAtaccatttttttttcaaaactacCTCACCCAAACATCCCCTTGCAATCTTTAAAGAGCAATAATAATTTCTCGATCTACTCAAACAAACAGTGCATCGTCCTTGATTGTATTCATGCTACGGCAACCGATCACACATACAAACAAATCAGATGACAATATGTTTGCTAAAAATGAGCAGGAAAAGAGAGAGATGATCGTTCGTGACAGGCTGATATGTGCGTAACAGCGGGAATATGTGCAGTTTGCTAGCTGGCCAGCTACGTTCTCTGAAATCACTTGAAGCATTTACGTACTGGCACGGTCTAAAGAGGAATGAAATGAATGTTCTCATTCAGTTTAGCCTTCCAGTTTGCTTGATAGGTTAGTTGGCACCCGAATTAGGGACGACCAATGCGGTGTGTCACACATATAGAAATTCACACGCATCACGTCACATGCTATTCTGAATTTCTGATAGCCAAATTGCCAGCCGGCCGGCCAACGGTGTAATCCCCAGTGGCAGTCTGGCAGACATTAACATAGACTCCCAACTCCAGCCGGCGCACAATGTGTTCCGTCGAGTAAAACAACGAAACTTCCGAACCCAACGCATCACCTATACTTCTCTAGTATTAAGGTCTCTGGCACGTACTGCACTCCACGTCTGCACCGACGCCGGCGAGCATTCGATCCAGCGACCTACGGGACGCGAGCTCTCCGGCCTCAGCTCCGGTCGTAGACGAAGACGATGTCGTCTGAGGACGACGACCGGCGACCGCGGCAGCAACGGCTGCTCCCCGTCCCGATCATCCCCTTCGTCCTCTTCCTCGTCGCACCGTTCGCCCTCTTCATGCTCACGTCGCCCGACCTGCAGTGGCAGCTCCCACGCatccgcatcgagtacgacgacgacgagccctCCAGCGCGCCCACGCACGAGCGCACTTCGTCGACGCCACCAAGGTCTCCGGTTCTTGCCGGTGCCAAAAGCGACGAAGAGCAACGGCGGctcccgctgccgccgccgcgccaGCTGACTGACCCGCCGTACACGCTCGGCGCAGCCGTGTCGGACTACGACGCGCGCAGGGCCAGGTGGCTCCACGACAACCCGCGGTTCCCGGCCTTCGTCGCGCCGGGGAGGCCCCGGGTGCTCGTGGTCACCGGGTCGTCGCCGCGCCGGTGCGGGAACGCGGACGGCGACCACGTCCTCCTCCGCGCGTTCAAGAACAAGGTGGACTACTGCCGCGTCCACGGCTTCGACGTCTTCTACAGCAACGCCGTGCTCGACGCCGAGCTGTCGGGGTTCTGGACCAAGCTGCCCATCCTGCGCGCGCTGATGCTCGCGCACCCAGAGACGGAGCTCCTGTGGTGGGTGGACTCCGACGTCGTGTTCACCGACATGCTGTTCGAGCCGCCGTGGGGGAAATACGCGGGCCACAACCTCGTCGTTCCGGGCTGGGACGACAAGGTGTACGCCGCCAAGAGCTGGCTCGGCATCAACGCCGGCAGCTTCATCATCCGCAACTGCCAGTGGTCGCTCGACCTGCTCGACGCGTGGGCGCGGATGGGGCCGCGCGGCCCCGTGCGGTACGAGTACGGGAAGGTCCTCGGCAAGGCGCTGTCGGACCGGCCGTCGTACGAGGCCGACGACCAGTCGGCGCTCGTCTACCTGCTCGTCACGGAGCGCGGCAGGTGGGGCGACAAGACGTTCCTGGAGGGCTCGTACAGTCTGCACGGCTTCTGGCTGGCGATCGTGGACAGATACGAAGACATGCGGCGGGACGCGACGGCGACGCCGGGGGGCGGCGGTGGCGAGCGGTGGCCGCTGGTGACGCACTTCGTCGGGTGCAAGCCGTGCGGGGGGCAGTACGCGAGCTACGAGGCATCGCGGTGCCGGCGCGGCATGGAGCGCGCGCTCAACTTCGCCGACGACCAGATTCTGAGGCTGTACGGGTTCGAGCACGAGtcgctcaacaccaccgccgtGCGGCGCGTGCGGAACGATACCGGAGGACCGCTGGACGCGGACGACGTGGAGATCGGCCGGCTCTTGCACCCGACGTTCAGGGCGGCTAGGCCCTGGTGATTCGTGAAGTACATTGCAGGTTTTGCATTGGTTAATTTAATTTGGAGATTCTGCGGCCTCGATGTCAATGTGGTAAGAGGGGTGTAACATGCGCGTCTTTTATAGGATTATTACACAAAAATTCATTTCTTAAAGGATGACCTGATTCTCATTGTGCCCAAAATTCATTTCTTTACTGATGACTGGATTGTTCCCAATTGTGTTTTATAAGCAATAACCACTGAATTGCATCAGAAGTAGTTTTGGGTAAACACAGGTATTAGTCATCACTGCTCTACTATGGTGTATATGTCTTGTAGAGGGGGGTGGGGGGGTTAGGGGTATTTGCAGTCCTTGTATATTAACAACCATTGTTAGTCTTGTTATTGGTCATGTTGTCACACAATGGCAGCTTGCAGCAGGATGATAGCAGGGAGTGATACTATGATAGTGTAAGAGCAACTTTAGTAGGGCCTTTACTTGAGCCTCAATAGCTGAATATGGGTGTCCAACTCAAAATTCAAATCCAGCAGGGCCTCTACTATGGATCCCAAAATTATTGGGCCAACAAAATCCTCCCACCAGTCCTAATTCCTATTGGCTCTTGACCCAGCCCTCAAAATTCCCCCGACAGGTCCCCACCCGTGCAACCACTGCCCCGGCGCCGTCTCCTCCTCGACACCGACCCTCCCTCGGCATGGCCTTCTCCTTGGCGCAGCCCTTGCCTAGCGAGAGCTCGTTCCGGCCGTGGCGCAAGCTTGTCCCTCTGACGAGTGCCTCCCTCCAACAAGCACGGGAGCCATGGTGAGTACGACGAGCACGGGAGCCATAGCCACACccatagagagagagaggatgagGTAAAGAAAGGCTTAACTCAATGACGTGTGGTCTCTCGCATGTCATTGTATATTGATATGGATTTTAGAGGCTTTTGTTTAGGAGCTGCTGCTAGAGTGGAAGAAATTTATTGGGTCAACAAAAAAATAGGAGAGAGCACTCAAATCCAAAGGAGGGCGCCTGATTTGGGGCTACTGACAAATGACCACTACGGGGCCTGACGCACAATACGGTCTACTTCACCAGTTCACCTTCGTGGATCCTTATCTTATTTACACCATTCTGAATTTCTGATTGTATTGGTTGTTCCATATTTCCCACTCGGTCTGTTTGAACAAACACAtgtaaggtcttgtttggatgtagtcggattcgcatcaatccacatgtgttggagtggattggagtgaaatttaaactaaattccaccacaatccactccaacacatgtggattgaggtgaatccgacaacatccaaacaaagcctaaataTGTAATCACGCCTGTAAGCTCAGAAGCTCTACGTGTTGGCTAACCATCAAGGCATCAATAGAAGAAGCAGATTACTAGCTAGGTGGCAGTCTGGTCAGCATGGCCATTTGGATTTTGGATCACGTGAGATCGGTAGCTCCTCGCCGCGCAATGATGGGTAGGAAGGAACGCAAGGAGCCTATGGTCCTGTTTGGCAAAACTAACTAGTAACTAGGATTAGGGGAACTTTTTATGACTTAAGTTATGGCTTTTCTAGCGGACATGCAGTTCGGTAAAATTTTGGTTATGGCTTCGGCAAGCAGGGTCAATAGAGGAGCGGGTAGGagctattttatttttcttgctcCCGCTTCAAGATTTCCAGTGCAAAAAGCGACTCCAGCTCTATGGGTGCTTCACGCGGGAAGCCGTTTTGCTGTTGACCGTTTGGTGAAGCTTCTGGAGATCTTGAAGCTTGTTTTTCTAACTATAAGCTGAAGCCGAATTCGAAACACTACAAAAGGGCCAGAGTGTAGCAAGTACCGTAACAGACAAATGACCACTACAGGTGTGACGCACAATGAACGAACTGAGAAGGAAAAAGTCCACTTTTCCTTCTTCAACTTTTGTAAAAATTTGATTTTCTTTTCTAAACTCTAAAACTGGACAAACCATTTCTCTCAAATTTTAAAACCTTGTGTTTTACATCATTGTTGGTTCTAAAAGCAGTTttgtcttttcttttatttatttcagctgaatttttaaaaaatcttagtaaataaaaaaacataaaatagaaaatctaattttgttggactctacATGAGTAGTCTACGTAGTGAACACacaatatggtatactttactATAAACTTTTTGTTGTAGATTTTTGatctattttttctataattatttagAATAATTCACAACATCAGTTTCTATGGTTTAATTGTGGTAGAATTTTTTATGGTTgcctaattattctatgtttgAACTATAGTATAAATCATACTTATTGAAtaacgtataacttagttatagtatTATTtggatttaacaagcataagcCCAATAATTTTATAACTAAGATAAAATTTTTACTACAGTTTAATCATATAATAATTAGGCCACAATAAAAttttttaccacaattgaactaTAAAAATTATAGTTATGAgttttttctaatttttctaattaattataaaaaataatagttcaAAATATACAACAAAAAcattatactaaagcatactatattatatatttattgtaTAGATCTACTTATatggagtctaacaaaattggattttctatttttataattttatgatttactatgattttcaaaatttcagccaaaataaataaaaaaagaaaaagacaaaaccgtcTTCAAAATCACTTATAGCCGATTCAAGGAAATAAAACACATAGTTtaatagagcatctccaacagcctTTCTAAATTtcactctctaaatcatcatttggagagccatttgcataaaaatcgctttctatattttttactttccaacagttttgctaagtctcatgcgcactctagagagtcattgtcgtcttctatatttggctagcgaaaaaCCCGGAATAGACAATAGCTATATTTGGATGACCATTTAGAGAAGCTATTGGAGGGTAGTTTTTCATCAAAACTGTTATTCCTAGCATTTAGAAAGAATATACAAAGTTTCTTGAAGATGCTCTGGTTAAAGAAGGTAGTTTATACGGTTTTAAAGTCCAGGAAGGAAAAGCGGTGTAAAAGTTGATGGAGAAAAAATAGGCTTTTTTCAATTGAGAATTCACATGAACGCCGAACGCGGCCCTCACCAGTTCACCTATCTGGGCCGAGATATCAGGCACCACGTCGCCACCAAATAACGGGCTTTTCCTAGAGACTCAGGAACAGGGACCTCGGCCCAATCTTGATGGGGATTTTTTCATGAAAAAAGTCCAATTTACCTCCCACAGCTATTGCGGTCATTTGATTTTTCTCATTGATATACAAAACCACATTATTAACCTCCCACGAGTTTCGAAAACCATTTAACTTTGCACCTTGAGCGGTCTTGAGAGTGGTTCTGCTGATGTGGCGCCACGTCAAATAAAGTAAATTGGACTAAGTTAAAAATTAAAGGAGGTAATCGGActagaaatatattttataaaaaacatCTAAAATTTTACtttaaatataaaaattatcaaaaaatattttatatgaaaaaTAATATAATTAGAATCATGCTCTTACATTATCTTTCCTTGTAAAAATAAGTTTGAAtaactttttgaattttttaaacaaTTTTTAGATATTATTTTAAAAAAGTATTCCTAGTCTGATCTACCTCCTTGAACTTTCAACTTAGTTTGATTTACCCCTCTGACgtggtgccacatcagcaaaaccaCTATCAAAGCCTAGGATTGCCATCCCTagttatgaaccatacatttttgCCCCCTAGTTTGTGCAAAGAGCTAAATACTCTATGGGTAAATGAGTTAATTGATCCTGATACTTGCTCTTGGAAACGTGACACCGAGTAGTCCGACTTCAAGATGCCAACGGATAGCCGAAACCTAAGTACCCGACGAGTTTTACCCGATAAAAAAGCGGGTATAGAATGATTTTTCTACCCATAGGTATACTATTGGGCAAAATCCTATACCCATCGGGTATGATGGGTACAGGTGTAGGTGTATACTACCCATACCCGTCTACCCGCGGGTAAAAAACACCCGTCAAAATAGCTAGCCGCTCTTGTCATTCTAGCCCATCTAACCTATGAATTTGGCTCAAATCCAACTAAAGTctcctagtatatatatataaatttgatGTCATTATATGAATGTTAGTCTGTAACTTATTGGAGGCTTGAAATGATTATTTTTTGCATGTGAATATGTGACATTTATATATAATTCTTGGGGTATATTGTCGGGTACGGGTTACTCGTCGGATAAAATTTACCCGCACGGATGCGGGTAAGGGAGTATTTTTCTACCCGTGTGCAGGTACGAGTAACCCGACTCCCACTGCTAGTAGTTTCTATCTATAAAAAATATTCTAAGAAACTGAATACCTTTGAATTCTTTATTTAGGAATTGAGATGTCCGTACCTTAAGATACAAAATGTAGA contains:
- the LOC8083993 gene encoding probable glycosyltransferase 4; the encoded protein is MSSEDDDRRPRQQRLLPVPIIPFVLFLVAPFALFMLTSPDLQWQLPRIRIEYDDDEPSSAPTHERTSSTPPRSPVLAGAKSDEEQRRLPLPPPRQLTDPPYTLGAAVSDYDARRARWLHDNPRFPAFVAPGRPRVLVVTGSSPRRCGNADGDHVLLRAFKNKVDYCRVHGFDVFYSNAVLDAELSGFWTKLPILRALMLAHPETELLWWVDSDVVFTDMLFEPPWGKYAGHNLVVPGWDDKVYAAKSWLGINAGSFIIRNCQWSLDLLDAWARMGPRGPVRYEYGKVLGKALSDRPSYEADDQSALVYLLVTERGRWGDKTFLEGSYSLHGFWLAIVDRYEDMRRDATATPGGGGGERWPLVTHFVGCKPCGGQYASYEASRCRRGMERALNFADDQILRLYGFEHESLNTTAVRRVRNDTGGPLDADDVEIGRLLHPTFRAARPW